A region from the Engraulis encrasicolus isolate BLACKSEA-1 chromosome 18, IST_EnEncr_1.0, whole genome shotgun sequence genome encodes:
- the LOC134468248 gene encoding G-protein coupled receptor family C group 6 member A-like translates to MAVQDGDIIIGGLFPVHESVDLQDGSNGEPSKRGCTRYNVARMLQALMLIEAVETINNSPLLGNLTLGYHILDSCSDVTTALAVTQRFLDVHGSTFSLQEGNRTGWSSSTPSTPVDVLVGGYHSEISIAVARHLSIRHIPQISYGATTGILSDKSRFPSFMRTVPEDTYQTQAIVDVLEAHDWTWVGVVTTDDDYGRYASQRFHEHAQRRGICTAFTVVLPPGPELAAAIRSVVRHLEDDQRVGAMVSFAKPGHMMRIAWELTPNATGRVWIAGDSWATSERMLEAVTLSDLGVVLGVTLRSARRMTGFDRYLEGLNPGLDAHQHNTILQEYLRGQPGGDATQPQLGEALKRRAQPSAVLSVGLAVSAAAQAVANLCANRDCRDGKHFEPWEGNIVSKCAESCPVGYRRLPQRGQPMCCYECTRCPKNTFSNETDAHECLKCGVDQWSDVGSCACTDKTVLFFDWSEPLAVVLLCWAALAMVLTLLVLLVFLDRWNTPVVKASVRPISVLLLLSLLGKFASVVLFVGRPTDVQCQARQVLFGLSFTLCASCVLAKSLKIVLAFQLGPTMKRVVAKLYQPYLIVVVGVSVQVAICSTWLLLGPPHATLVARGDRELVLQCSEGRVLFFGVMLGYVGLIGVLCFLIAFKGRKLPDNYNEAKFISFSMLVYLICWAVFGPVYAAQAGVSDGGGNWGGNGTGSGTGASVLLPGVEMTVILMSSCAVLFCHFIPKCYVILFRSRCNTREVFSRKLWEFVRHNSEAGGDDDDNNPSKGFHNVSRSASLDSGFEGGGPPSTSSTTRSQSISSATTNDNDRPSGFHHVPRSGSLDSTLSGFDGEPPQSSGSELDLEESISVPIITDDNDQPKRFHSHSVSHSGSLDSTFSVA, encoded by the exons ATGGCGGTGCAGGATGGTGACATCATCATCGGGGGACTGTTCCCCGTGCACGAGAGTGTGGACCTCCAGGATGGCTCCAATGGAGAGCCTTCTAAGAGAGGATGCACCAG gtatAACGTAGCTCGGATGCTCCAGGCCCTGATGCTGATTGAGGCCGTGGAGACCATCAACAACTCCCCGTTGCTAGGCAACCTGACGCTGGGCTACCACATCCTGGACTCCTGCTCCGATGTCACCACGGCGCTGGCGGTCACTCAGAGGTTCCTGGATGTCCACGGCTCTACCTTCTCACTGCAGGAGGGGAATAGAACAGGCTGGAGCAGCAGTACCCCCTCCACACCAGTAGATGTCCTCGTAGGGGGATACCACTCTGAAATCTCCATCGCTgtggccagacatctctccaTCAGGCACATCCCACAG ATTAGCTACGGTGCCACCACAGGAATTCTGAGTGACAAATCTCGCTTCCCCTCCTTCATGCGCACTGTGCCCGAGGACACCTACCagacccag GCCATCGTTGACGTCTTAGAGGCCCATGACTGGACTTGGGTCGGCGTGGTAACCACTGACGATGACTACGGCCGCTATGCCTCCCAGCGTTTCCATGAGCACGCCCAGAGAAGAGGCATCTGCACTGCCTTCACCGTGGTGCTGCCACCG ggcCCCGAGCTCGCGGCTGCCATCAGGAGTGTAGTGCGCCACCTGGAGGATGACCAGAGAGTTGGCGCCATGGTGTCATTCGCCAAGCCTGGTCACATGATGCGTATCGCCTGGGAGCTGACTCCAAACGCCACAGGCCGGGTCTGGATCGCCGGCGACTCCTGGGCGACTTCTGAGCGCATGCTGGAGGCCGTAACACTCAGCGACCTCGGAGTCGTCCTTGGGGTCACCTTGAGATCAGCCCGGAGGATGACTGGCTTCGACAGGTACCTGGAGGGCCTGAACCCTGGCCTTGATGCCCACCAGCACAACACCATCCTGCAG GAGTACCTGAGGGGTCAGCCAGGGGGCGACGCCACCCAGCCCCAGCTGGGGGAGGCGTTGAAGAGGAGGGCCCAGCCCTCTGCTGTCCTCAGTGTGGGGTTAGCGGTCAGTGCTGCCGCCCAGGCTGTAGCCAACCTCTGTGCCAACAGAGACTGCAGAGATGGAAAACACTTTGAACCATGGGAG GGCAATATAGTGTCCAAGTGTGCAGAGAGTTGTCCAGTGGGGTACAGGAGACTGCCACAGAGAGGACAGCCCATGTGTTGCTACGAGTGCACAAGATGCCCCAAAAACACTTTCAGCAATGAAACAG ATGCGCACGAGTGCCTCAAGTGTGGCGTGGACCAGTGGTCTGACGTGGGCAGCTGCGCGTGTACGGACAAAACGGTGCTCTTCTTCGACTGGAGCGAGCCCCTGGCCGTGGTGCTGCTGTGCTGGGCggcgctggccatggtgctgacgctgctggtgctgctggtctTCCTGGACCGCTGGAACACCCCCGTGGTCAAGGCCTCGGTGCGGCCCATCTCCGTGCTCCTCCTGCTGTCCCTGCTGGGCAAGTTCGCCAGCGTGGTGCTGTTCGTGGGCAGGCCCACGGACGTCCAGTGCCAGGCGCGCCAGGTGCTGTTCGGACTCAGCTTCACCCTGTGCGCCTCCTGCGTCCTGGCCAAGTCCCTGAAGATCGTCCTGGCATTCCAGCTGGGGCCCACCATGAAGAGGGTCGTGGCTAAACTCTACCAG CCCTACCTTATCGTGGTGGTCGGCGTGTCCGTCCAGGTGGCCATCTGCAGCACCTGGCTGCTGCTCGGCCCGCCCCACGCCACCCTCGTCGCCCGCGGCGACCGTGAGCTGGTGCTCCAGTGTTCCGAGGGCCGCGTGCTGTTCTTCGGCGTGATGCTCGGCTACGTGGGCCTCATCGGCGTCCTCTGCTTCCTCATCGCCTTTAAGGGACGCAAGCTGCCCGACAACTACAACGAGGCCAAGTTCATCAGCTTCAGCATGCTCGTCTACCTCATCTGCTGGGCCGTGTTCGGGCCCGTGTATGCTGCCCAGGCCGGGGTCAGCGACGGGGGTGGCAATTGGGGCGGCAACGGGACCGGGTCCGGGACTGGAGCCAGCGTGCTGCTGCCGGGCGTGGAGATGACGGTGATCCTCATGTCCTCCTGCGCCGTGCTGTTCTGCCACTTCATCCCCAAGTGCTACGTCATCCTCTTCAGGAGCAGGTGCAACACGCGCGAGGTCTTCAGCCGCAAGCTGTGGGAGTTTGTGCGGCACAACTCAGAGGCAgg CGGCGACGATGACGACAACAATCCTTCCAAGGGTTTCCACAACGTCTCCCGCAGTGCCTCGCTCGACAGCGGTTTTGAGGGAGGAGGACCTCCGAGTACCAGCAGCACTACTAGGTCCCAAAGCATCTCTTCGGCCACCACCAATGACAACGATCGGCCCAGCGGATTCCACCATGTCCCCCGCAGTGGTTCTCTTGATAGTACGCTGAGCGGTTTTGACGGAGAACCACCTCAGAGTAGCGGCTCTGAGTTGGACTTGGAGGAGAGCATCTCTGTGCCCATCATCACCGATGACAACGATCAGCCCAAACGCTTTCACAGCCACAGCGTATCACACAGTGGCTCGCTTGATAGCACGTTCAGTGTAGCCTGA